The Oceanidesulfovibrio indonesiensis DNA segment TACTTCGGACCATCCCTTGGGTCTGTTTTGCTCCTTGGCTCGTATTTCGGCGTCGATGCCGAGGACCCATGGGCGGTGGTTTGATTGGTGTCAGTACCCTCCCGCGAGCCATCCGTCATCTGGATGTCTTTTTCGTGGAGCAACAGAGTGAATTGAGGAGCCCCAACTCGCCTACAAATCCATCGGAAGGCAGATGGTCATGACCGGCTCAAGCTTGTCTCCCGGCCCGACCACCGCCACGCACCGAACCTTTTCAAGATGTCCTGGTGAGGTCAGAAACAGGACTTCGAAATACACTCGATCACTCTCGCTGCTATTTCTAGCAGCATTTTTCGTCATCTCCAACAGATCATGGAGCCGTCCTTCGAGGGACTGCCCTTCCCCTTCCATCCCCTCTGGAGGGACGACGTAGCCATGGTAGAGGTTGTCGCCGACGCAGACAGGAATCTTAAACCCCGAAGCGCGGGCTTGCTCGCTCACATCGACCAACACCCCGTCTTCGATTGCCTGCTTGCGGGAGTAGGAGTAAATCAGTTCGAATCCATCGTCATTCATTGGGAGCCTCCTCCTGGGCGGTTCAAGTGGTAAATCCAGGAGGATATCCGCTGGCAGACCCTGCGGTCACGGCCAAAGTAAGAGCTGCGTAATCCAGCCAAGGATCGAAACCACACCCCTTTGCATTGACCCGGAACATCGTGTCGTCTATTTACTTGGAGTGCCCCGACCAACTAGGATTTTTCCTGATCAGTTGGGCATCCCACCAGGAGAAGGTGCATGGAGGATAGATATCTCTCAGTGGCTGAAATCGCTGAATATCTCGGCATCAAAGAAGATACCGTCTATAAATGGATCAGTGCGAAGCGGCTTCCGGCGCATAAAGTAGGCCGACTTTGGAAATTCAAAAAAACCGAAGTAGACGAATGGATTCGTCAAGGAAAGACAAGGTAGACGGCACACATGGTAAAGCTTGAACAACTTGCTGCGAACCAGATGCTTTCCGGAATCGAGGAAGGAAAGATTGTCCGTGTCGTCGCTCTAGAGAAAATTGGAGAGCACTCCGTCACCTTGTACTACAAGGACGGCTCAGGACGCCTTGGGGAAAGGATGCTCTTCCGCACTGACGAGCCCTCTATTACCCTTGCGGATTCGGGTTGTCCGTGGGGATTTGATGCTCCTGCGGATAATTTCAAGATTGCAGTAGAGGCCCAGCGGATCAGCTTGGCTCACCTCTTCGATCCCATGATGGCGGTGCATACCTCCAACGTCGATCCCCTCCCTCACCA contains these protein-coding regions:
- the mads1 gene encoding methylation-associated defense system helix-turn-helix domain-containing protein MAD1 — protein: MEDRYLSVAEIAEYLGIKEDTVYKWISAKRLPAHKVGRLWKFKKTEVDEWIRQGKTR
- a CDS encoding DUF6573 family protein, with the protein product MNDDGFELIYSYSRKQAIEDGVLVDVSEQARASGFKIPVCVGDNLYHGYVVPPEGMEGEGQSLEGRLHDLLEMTKNAARNSSESDRVYFEVLFLTSPGHLEKVRCVAVVGPGDKLEPVMTICLPMDL